The Candidatus Syntrophosphaera sp. DNA segment CAGGGCTGCAATTTCCGCTGCCCCTATTGCCACAATCCCGAACTGGTCGATCCCGCTCGCTTTTCCATCACTTGGCAGACGAACCGGGTGCTCAGTTTCCTCAAACGGCGCCGGGGCAAGCTGGGAGCCGTGGTTATCACAGGCGGGGAACCAACCTGCCAGCCTGACTTGGTCAGATTTACCCGGAAACTCAAAGACATGGGTTTTTTGGTCAAGATGGACACCAACGGCTCTAATCCGGAAATGATCAATACCTTGGTGGACAAGGAGTTGGTGGACTACTGGGCGATGGACGTCAAAGCCCCGCTGGATCTCTATCCAGTGATCACGCGCAGCGATTTCCAGTCTCGGGAAATCCTCCGCAGCATGGACATCCTCCGCGCCAGCGGCATAGAATACGAGTTTCGCACCACCTTCTTCGAACTGCTTTTTACCTGGGACGACATTGCCCGCATCCAGCCCCTGCTGAAGCCCGGAGACAGGTTTTACCTGCAGGAATGCCGCTATCAGGACACCCTGGAAGATTTCAGCGACAAACTGGCCAAAAAACCCGATCTGGATGATCCCAACTATGCCCACCTGCAAGACGACCCTGCCTGTCAATCTTTGATCCGCTGGGGCGACCGGCATAAGGTGAACATCCTCATCCGCTCGCTGTAACGCCATGGATCCCATCGTCATTGAACCCTGGCTGCCTCTGGTGGCCAAACCTTCCCGCTATCTCGACCACGAGATCAACGCCGTCCGCAAGCCTTTCCAGCCGGTCAATTTCTGCTTCGCCTATCCCGACGTTTATGAGGTCGGGATCTCGCATCTGGGGCTGAAGATACTCTATTCCATCATCAACCGGCTCCCTGGCCTCATGGCCGATCGCTGCTACCTTCCCTGGCTGGACATGATCCAGATCATGCGGCGAGAGGGAATTCCCCTGTTTGGGATCGAAAGCCGTCGGCCCATCCTGGATTTCGACCTGCTGGGCATCACCCTGCAAAGTGAACTGACTTTTTCCAATGTACTGGAAACGCTCGATCTGGCGGGAATTCCCCTGCTGGCCAAAGACAGGGAAGAACAGCACCCGATCGTCATGGCAGGCGGGCCTTGTGCCACCAACCCGCTTCCCCTGGCGGATTTCATCGATGTCTTCTTCATTGGCGAGGCGGAGGAAGGGATCCAGGAGATCGCGGAGATCTTCAGTGCACATCCCGAGAGAAGAATTCGCCTGGAAGTACTCGCCAACCTGGACAGCTGTTTTGTTCCTGTTCTGCATCTGAGCCAGATACAACAGGGTTGGAAACTCAGGTCCCGCAAGTTTGCCAAGTTTGGAGATTTTACTTTAACTCACGAGCCTCAACTGCTTCCCTGGCAGTTATCTACGCACAACAGATGCGTGGCCGAGATCATGCGCGGCTGCTCCCGCGGCTGCCGGTTCTGCCATGCCGGCTATTTCTACCGTCCGGTGCGGGAACGGGCTTCCACAGAGATCAACAACAAACTTGTTGCCGAGATCCGGGAAAGCGGTTGGGACGAAGCGGGCCTGCTTTCCCTTTCCAGCAGCGATTACAGCCGTCTCCGCGAATTGCTGGACGGCTTGCTGGTCTCTTTAGATACGGATAAAACGCACATTTCGCTGCCTTCCCTGCGTGTGGACAGCCTGGACGCAAAAACCATCGACCTAATGCGCGAACTGGGGAGGGAAGGTCTGACCATCGCGCCGGAGGCAGGTACAACCAGACTGCGCGACGTCATCAACAAGAACCTTTCGGAAGAGCAGATCCTGGCCGGGGTGGGAACAGCCCTCGAGCTCGGCTGGCAAAAGGTCAAGCTCTATTTCATGCTGGGCCTTCCCAGTGAGACGGATGAGGATGTCCAGGGTATTGTAGACCTGATTGAAAAGATCTCTGCGGCAGGAGGTAAGCGAATGCAAGTTAATGTAACGCTTTCACCTTTTGTGCCCAAACCCTTCACTCCCTTTCAATGGGCAGCCATGCTACCGGCAGCCGAACTACTACGCCGCTGCCTGTTCATCAAGCAAAGCCTTTCCCGTCAGCGCCGGGTCAAGATCAAGTATCACACCATCGAAGCGTCCGTGTTGGAAGCTTTTTTCTCCCGCGGCGACGAACTGTGCGGGGAAGTACTGCTCCAAGCCTGGCGGCTGGGAGCGCGTTTTGACGGTTGGCACGAATGCTTCGATTGGCAAAAGTGGTCACAAGCCCTGGCCGAGCGTGGGATTGATTTGCATCAGTATCTGCGGGAGCGCGACCCGTCCGCGCCAATGCCCTGGGATTTCGTCGACACTGGGGTAGCGCGGGAATTTCTGCTTGGTGAATGGAAAAAAGCCCAGAGAGCGGAACCCACTCCCGACTGCCGCGAAGTATGCGGCCAATGCGGAGTTTGCGGGGAGGATCTGCAAACTGTTTATGCGCCCACAGTATCCAATGTCGAGTCTATCCCAGCCAAAACCAAATTGAGCTTTAAACCCAGTTCCGGCAAGATCCAGTACCGCCACCGGATCTGGTACTCAAGGACTGGCATCCTGCGCTTCATCTCGCATCTGGACTGGATGCGCATGCTTTTCCGCCTCATTTCCAAAGCCCCGCTGGACACGGTTTTCACCCAGGGTTTCTCCCCCCATCCCAAGGTGAGTTTGTCTCCGCCGCTGCCCCTGGGTGTGGAAAGCCAGTGCGAATTCTTCGACATTTCCTTTCATGGCAAGCATCCTGGGGACGAGATCATCGCAGGGCTAAGCCAGGCAAAGATCCCTGATTTCAGGATCCTCAAAAGTGAGGAGCTGGCGGGCAAGGCCGCACTGCCAATTGGAGAATGGATCGAAGTGGAATTCCTGTACCAGCATCTCGGCCAGGCTAAAAAAGAGCTGGACGCCTTTGCCGCGGAAACAGAAAGGATATTCACCAAAAGCACGGCTACCCGTTCCAAGAGCTATGATCTGAGATCGATCGTGGTGGCGTGGGAGTGGCGCAGCAACTCGCTTTGGCTACAAAAAAGCCTCGCCAGTCCAGCGCTTTACGATGTCCTGGCCGAACTCTTCAAGCTGGATAAAACCATCCTTTACACTTTCAAAGTGATCCGCCGGGACTGGGTTTTTTGACCCAATGACACGGCTTTGGCCGTTGGTGGCATTTTTGCCACACGATTTCTAATACTAAAACTAAAAATAATCCTTGACTCGATCTAACCCCTGGGCAAAATTACCCAAAAGACCATCCCGAGGTGTGTTATGAAAAGAACAATTATCGTCATACTTGCCAGTGTGTTACTTACAAGCCTCCTGGCTCAGTGGAGCTCCGATCCCCAGTCACCCAACCTCATCGCCGGTTTCACCGGTGAACAAGTGATGCCCAAGGTGGCGATCGCTCCCAATGGGAATACCTACCTCTGCCGTTTCGACAACAGTAGCGGCAGCTACAAAGTCTGGCTGCAGCTTTTATCCCCGGCCGGAGAAGCGCTCTGGACCGCCCCCGAGGGACTCATGGTGAGCGATCACTCGCAGATGAGCTGGCTCACCGAATATGATCTGGACGTAGATAACGACGGCAACGCCGTGATCGTTTTCCAAGATATCCGCAGTGCCGGAACCAACAACGTGGTGGCCTACAAGATCAGTTCCGCGGGCACCTTTGCTTGGGGCGCGGACGGGGTCGCCTTGTCCCTGGACACCAGCACCGATTATGGAAACATGTCACCAGTGCTGTTCAATTCCTCCGACAACAGCAGCTACGCGGCCTGGCAGAGGTTGGGGCCTGCGAATACAACGATCGCCTTCAACCGTTTGAGTGCCGCTGGCCAGAAACTTTGGGGGGATAACGGGATCACGCTCGTGCCTACCGAAGGAAGCTACACTTGGCCGCAGATCACTCAGGCGGATGGTGACAACATCCTCCTCAAATATTTCCATGATACTGGTCCTTTCTGGTCTCCAAACCGCCATGTTTACGTTGCCAAATACACTCCGGACGGACAACAGCTCTGGAACACGGTGATCACCAATGCCGGAGGACTTCCTGCCTGGCATCAGCTCATACCCTTTGAATCAGACGGAGCCGGAGGCGCGATCCTGGCTTGGTATGAGGACAGGGAGGTGGACATGGACCAGGATGTTTACGCTCAAAGGGTGACTGTGGCTGGCAGCGTGACCATGCCGGCCAACGGTGCACTGATATCCGTTGACCCCGTCAACCAGCAGTATTACCCCAAACTGGCTGTGGATACCGTTAATGAGCGCGTTTATGCTTTTTACAGGATCACCGACGCCAACCAGAATCAAGCCGGATTGGCCAGGCAAATGCTTGATTTTTCAGGAAACAGGCTCTGGGGCGACACCGGATTTGTTTTCATGGATCTTGGTGTGGCAGAGGCCAGCACGGTCGGCGCTTATTACACGGCCCAGGGAGCTGTCTGCCTCTATGAATTTGGCGGCGACAACCTTGGTGCGGCCTGCTGGGATTCTTCCGGAAACTCAGGTTGGCCGGAAGGGCCGACTGTCATAGCCAGTACCGGCGATACCAAGTACCACTTCGATCATGCCGTCCACCCGGAAGGCTGGGCCGTGCTGGCTTGGGAACAGGGATTCAACAACATGGACATCTACGCCATGCGGATCAACGCCAATGGCAGCCTGGGAATGGAATATCCCGCTCCGCGCGGACTGACGGCCACTTTGCTGCCTCCCGACGGAGTCCGGTTGGATTGGCTGCCGCCCTCCCTGTATATGGATCCCGATGGTTACTACATCTATATGAACGGGGAACTGGCCCAGGTTGTGGCCGGAGATGTCCTCACCCACGATATCACCAACCTGACGGGCGGTAACTATGAATTCTACCTCAAAGCCCGCTATGGTGACAATTATTCAGAACCCACCGAGACCGTGACGGTGATAATTGTTTCAATTGATGAGGATGCAGTGCCCGTTCCCTCCCTTGGGTTGAGATTTTATCCCAATCCCTTCCGGGGTTCCGCCATTCTCGAGATCGCCACAACCAAAGCGGAAGAGAATTGCCGGATCAGCGTTTACGACCTAAGGGGGCGCAAGCTTGCCGAACACAACTTTTCCCTCGGAAGCGGGGACCATGAACTGCCTGTCACCCCCGAAGCCTTCAACCTAAAGGAAAGCGGGATCTATTTCTTCCAACTGCAACTGGGCAATGAGACAGGCGCCATCAGGATGGTGTTGATCAAGTAAGCAACTGATCTTTCCCACATGTCTAATCTTCTGGGACACAGGAAGATAGCTAAAAATAGTTCTTGACAAAAGAACCTCATATTATATTGTGGC contains these protein-coding regions:
- a CDS encoding TIGR03960 family B12-binding radical SAM protein; the encoded protein is MDPIVIEPWLPLVAKPSRYLDHEINAVRKPFQPVNFCFAYPDVYEVGISHLGLKILYSIINRLPGLMADRCYLPWLDMIQIMRREGIPLFGIESRRPILDFDLLGITLQSELTFSNVLETLDLAGIPLLAKDREEQHPIVMAGGPCATNPLPLADFIDVFFIGEAEEGIQEIAEIFSAHPERRIRLEVLANLDSCFVPVLHLSQIQQGWKLRSRKFAKFGDFTLTHEPQLLPWQLSTHNRCVAEIMRGCSRGCRFCHAGYFYRPVRERASTEINNKLVAEIRESGWDEAGLLSLSSSDYSRLRELLDGLLVSLDTDKTHISLPSLRVDSLDAKTIDLMRELGREGLTIAPEAGTTRLRDVINKNLSEEQILAGVGTALELGWQKVKLYFMLGLPSETDEDVQGIVDLIEKISAAGGKRMQVNVTLSPFVPKPFTPFQWAAMLPAAELLRRCLFIKQSLSRQRRVKIKYHTIEASVLEAFFSRGDELCGEVLLQAWRLGARFDGWHECFDWQKWSQALAERGIDLHQYLRERDPSAPMPWDFVDTGVAREFLLGEWKKAQRAEPTPDCREVCGQCGVCGEDLQTVYAPTVSNVESIPAKTKLSFKPSSGKIQYRHRIWYSRTGILRFISHLDWMRMLFRLISKAPLDTVFTQGFSPHPKVSLSPPLPLGVESQCEFFDISFHGKHPGDEIIAGLSQAKIPDFRILKSEELAGKAALPIGEWIEVEFLYQHLGQAKKELDAFAAETERIFTKSTATRSKSYDLRSIVVAWEWRSNSLWLQKSLASPALYDVLAELFKLDKTILYTFKVIRRDWVF
- a CDS encoding anaerobic ribonucleoside-triphosphate reductase activating protein → MKIGGFQKFSLLDYPGQLAAIVFTQGCNFRCPYCHNPELVDPARFSITWQTNRVLSFLKRRRGKLGAVVITGGEPTCQPDLVRFTRKLKDMGFLVKMDTNGSNPEMINTLVDKELVDYWAMDVKAPLDLYPVITRSDFQSREILRSMDILRASGIEYEFRTTFFELLFTWDDIARIQPLLKPGDRFYLQECRYQDTLEDFSDKLAKKPDLDDPNYAHLQDDPACQSLIRWGDRHKVNILIRSL
- a CDS encoding T9SS type A sorting domain-containing protein, with amino-acid sequence MKRTIIVILASVLLTSLLAQWSSDPQSPNLIAGFTGEQVMPKVAIAPNGNTYLCRFDNSSGSYKVWLQLLSPAGEALWTAPEGLMVSDHSQMSWLTEYDLDVDNDGNAVIVFQDIRSAGTNNVVAYKISSAGTFAWGADGVALSLDTSTDYGNMSPVLFNSSDNSSYAAWQRLGPANTTIAFNRLSAAGQKLWGDNGITLVPTEGSYTWPQITQADGDNILLKYFHDTGPFWSPNRHVYVAKYTPDGQQLWNTVITNAGGLPAWHQLIPFESDGAGGAILAWYEDREVDMDQDVYAQRVTVAGSVTMPANGALISVDPVNQQYYPKLAVDTVNERVYAFYRITDANQNQAGLARQMLDFSGNRLWGDTGFVFMDLGVAEASTVGAYYTAQGAVCLYEFGGDNLGAACWDSSGNSGWPEGPTVIASTGDTKYHFDHAVHPEGWAVLAWEQGFNNMDIYAMRINANGSLGMEYPAPRGLTATLLPPDGVRLDWLPPSLYMDPDGYYIYMNGELAQVVAGDVLTHDITNLTGGNYEFYLKARYGDNYSEPTETVTVIIVSIDEDAVPVPSLGLRFYPNPFRGSAILEIATTKAEENCRISVYDLRGRKLAEHNFSLGSGDHELPVTPEAFNLKESGIYFFQLQLGNETGAIRMVLIK